The proteins below are encoded in one region of Shewanella putrefaciens:
- a CDS encoding NahK/ErcS family hybrid sensor histidine kinase/response regulator, which produces MNLTLVVSVIAVCYVSLLFLLAWGAERWFSGITKKLQVGIYGLSLAVYCSSWSFLGTVGQSAKDFWSFLPIFIGPILIFTLGFGMLRKMVLVSKAQNITSVADFIAARYGKSQTLAALVTLIALFGIMPYIALQLKAMVFSLNLFQPLDDPLDGVTVPLLITALLAIFAILFGTRKLDATEHNPGMMLAIAFESLVKLAAFLLVGIVISFGVFDGFGDIWQQASAKSLINYPNPRIEALMPELLVGMAAFLCMPRQFHVMVVECADESVLSKGRWLFPLYLALFGLFVGPLALAGKVILGDSVAADTYVINLPLALDQPLLAVIALLGTLSAATGMVIVAVVTISVMISNEWLVPVMLRTGHIREKNFSQFSQLLLNVRRLAIVIILCLGYGSYLALSDSDSLSHLGMLSFGAFAQLAPALVGGLYWKHGNRAGVFLGLSVGFSLWFYIMLQGMTDSHGAAALVSSDLDLLDAITPNVRDALTALFANIVCYVLGSIWFRAGVAERIQASAFVSPGKLRSSANKKNGPISQQDLLILASRFVSPSRAYESFSHFSSDAVKSDSWHKAAPAELISHTERLLAGVLGASSAALVMDSVLQGRDLALDEVFSLVDEASSKIMLSQDMLRGAIEHAYEGMSVIDSDLNLVAWNYKYVELYQYPEGFLQQGMPISEVIRFNAARGYCGQGDIELQVEKRVQHMRNGTPHTSERQRKDGKVIKIQGNPMPDGGFVMTFTDITQYRQQERALLEANETLESRVKERTYELAMLNSELLEAKALEERANASKSRFLAAVGHDLMQPLNAARLFTASLSQYPNLDREARTTLSHVNSSLKTAGELLTDLLDISKLDSGMVEVNRRDFAISELLNGLAVEFEAMAGDNQIRFNMLPCSATVNSDPSLLRRVLQNFLTNAYRYARGGRVLFGCRHRGSEIEIQVLDTGCGIDERETQEIFKEFKRLNNPKSNNVSGLGLGLAIADRISKVLEHSIHVSSQLGRGSVFSIRVPKGETVRQPQVKALPSLLQPLSGIKVLCIDNEEAILAGLESLLSRWQCEVICAKDLADARIKLGLKGVAPDIVLADFHLDDGQNGVDAMDGIRALYGQELPGILITANTRKELVEDVQRRGYHYMAKMIKPAALRALISSLVKSTR; this is translated from the coding sequence ATGAATTTAACCTTAGTCGTTTCCGTTATTGCTGTTTGTTATGTATCACTTTTATTCCTACTGGCTTGGGGGGCTGAACGTTGGTTCAGTGGCATAACCAAGAAACTGCAAGTGGGGATTTACGGCCTGAGCCTTGCTGTATATTGCTCATCTTGGAGCTTTTTAGGCACTGTGGGGCAGTCGGCTAAGGATTTTTGGTCCTTCTTGCCGATTTTTATCGGCCCAATTCTTATTTTTACCTTAGGTTTTGGTATGTTGCGCAAGATGGTATTAGTGTCAAAGGCACAAAATATCACCTCTGTCGCCGACTTTATCGCCGCCCGTTACGGTAAATCCCAAACCCTTGCGGCCTTGGTCACTTTGATCGCGCTATTTGGCATCATGCCCTACATAGCGCTGCAGCTTAAGGCCATGGTCTTTAGCTTAAACCTCTTTCAACCCCTTGATGATCCCCTCGATGGGGTGACTGTCCCTCTGTTGATCACTGCGTTGTTGGCTATTTTTGCGATTTTATTTGGTACCCGTAAACTCGATGCCACCGAGCATAATCCCGGTATGATGCTGGCTATCGCCTTTGAGTCTTTGGTTAAACTGGCGGCATTTCTCTTGGTGGGTATCGTCATCAGTTTTGGGGTGTTTGATGGTTTTGGCGATATCTGGCAACAGGCCAGTGCTAAGTCTTTAATTAATTACCCTAATCCGCGTATCGAAGCCTTAATGCCGGAGTTATTGGTCGGCATGGCAGCATTTTTATGTATGCCTCGTCAGTTCCATGTGATGGTGGTGGAGTGCGCCGATGAGTCTGTGCTTTCTAAGGGGCGCTGGTTGTTCCCTTTGTATTTGGCCTTGTTTGGCCTATTTGTGGGGCCGCTCGCCTTAGCGGGCAAAGTGATCCTGGGCGATAGTGTTGCCGCAGATACCTATGTGATTAACCTTCCACTGGCGTTAGATCAACCGCTATTGGCGGTCATCGCACTGCTGGGAACGCTATCCGCCGCCACTGGGATGGTGATAGTGGCGGTGGTGACTATTAGTGTGATGATCAGTAATGAGTGGCTGGTGCCTGTGATGCTGCGCACCGGGCATATCCGCGAGAAAAATTTTAGCCAGTTTTCCCAGTTGTTACTCAATGTGCGCCGTTTGGCGATTGTGATCATTCTCTGTTTGGGTTACGGCAGCTATCTTGCCCTGTCCGACAGCGACTCTTTATCCCACTTGGGCATGTTGTCCTTCGGTGCCTTTGCCCAGTTAGCTCCGGCGCTGGTTGGGGGACTCTATTGGAAGCACGGTAATCGTGCCGGCGTCTTTTTAGGGCTCAGTGTTGGCTTTAGCCTGTGGTTTTACATAATGCTCCAAGGTATGACGGATAGCCACGGTGCGGCGGCGTTAGTTTCCAGCGATCTTGATCTGTTAGATGCTATTACTCCCAATGTGCGTGATGCACTGACGGCATTGTTTGCCAATATTGTCTGTTATGTTTTGGGGTCAATTTGGTTTAGGGCTGGGGTGGCGGAGCGTATTCAAGCCAGTGCATTTGTCAGTCCCGGTAAATTAAGAAGCAGTGCTAATAAAAAGAATGGCCCGATTTCCCAGCAGGATTTACTGATCCTTGCCAGCCGTTTTGTGAGTCCAAGTCGCGCCTATGAAAGTTTTAGCCACTTTTCCAGCGATGCGGTGAAGAGTGATAGCTGGCACAAGGCGGCGCCTGCAGAGCTGATTTCCCATACTGAACGTTTACTCGCTGGGGTGCTTGGGGCCTCAAGCGCGGCACTAGTGATGGACTCTGTGCTGCAGGGGCGGGATTTAGCCTTGGATGAGGTTTTTAGTCTGGTCGATGAGGCCTCATCCAAAATCATGCTTAGCCAAGATATGCTGCGCGGCGCGATTGAGCATGCCTACGAGGGCATGAGTGTTATCGACAGTGATTTAAATTTGGTGGCATGGAATTATAAATATGTGGAGTTATATCAATATCCTGAAGGATTTTTACAACAAGGAATGCCCATTAGCGAAGTGATCCGCTTTAACGCCGCTCGGGGCTATTGCGGCCAAGGCGATATCGAATTGCAGGTCGAAAAGCGGGTACAGCATATGCGTAATGGCACGCCCCACACCTCGGAGCGGCAACGTAAAGATGGCAAAGTGATTAAAATTCAAGGCAACCCTATGCCGGATGGCGGCTTTGTGATGACCTTTACCGATATTACCCAATATCGCCAGCAGGAGCGGGCATTGCTCGAAGCCAATGAGACTTTAGAGAGTCGGGTCAAAGAGCGTACCTATGAACTGGCGATGCTAAACAGTGAGCTGCTTGAAGCCAAGGCCCTAGAAGAAAGGGCTAACGCCTCGAAAAGTCGATTTCTGGCGGCCGTGGGGCACGATTTAATGCAACCCTTAAACGCGGCAAGATTATTTACCGCGTCATTATCCCAGTATCCTAATCTTGACCGTGAGGCGCGTACGACCCTATCCCATGTGAATAGCTCACTGAAAACCGCCGGTGAGCTGCTAACGGATCTGCTCGATATCTCAAAACTCGATTCTGGCATGGTAGAGGTTAATCGCCGTGATTTTGCCATATCGGAATTGCTCAATGGCTTAGCCGTCGAATTTGAAGCTATGGCTGGGGATAATCAGATCCGCTTTAACATGTTGCCCTGCAGTGCCACGGTAAACTCGGATCCATCATTGCTTAGACGTGTGTTGCAGAACTTCCTCACGAATGCTTACCGTTATGCCCGTGGAGGACGAGTGCTTTTTGGTTGCCGTCACCGTGGTAGCGAAATTGAAATTCAAGTGTTAGATACCGGCTGTGGTATCGATGAACGTGAAACCCAAGAAATTTTTAAGGAGTTTAAGCGGCTGAATAATCCTAAGAGCAATAATGTCAGTGGCCTCGGCCTAGGCTTAGCTATCGCCGATAGGATCAGCAAAGTGTTAGAGCACAGTATTCATGTCTCCTCGCAGTTAGGGCGGGGTTCAGTGTTTTCGATCCGAGTACCAAAGGGTGAAACCGTGCGGCAGCCGCAGGTCAAAGCCTTACCTTCTCTGCTACAGCCGTTGTCGGGGATTAAAGTATTGTGTATCGATAATGAGGAGGCCATCCTCGCGGGGTTAGAAAGCTTGCTCAGTCGCTGGCAATGCGAGGTGATTTGCGCCAAGGATCTCGCCGATGCTCGGATAAAGCTTGGCCTCAAAGGGGTGGCTCCCGATATAGTGCTGGCGGATTTTCATTTGGATGATGGCCAAAATGGGGTCGATGCTATGGACGGTATTCGCGCCCTCTATGGGCAAGAACTACCGGGGATTTTAATCACAGCCAATACCCGTAAAGAGCTAGTCGAGGATGTACAGCGCCGCGGTTATCACTATATGGCGAAAATGATTAAACCTGCGGCCCTGCGGGCATTGATCTCCAGTCTAGTGAAGTCAACGCGTTAA